One window from the genome of Nicotiana sylvestris chromosome 9, ASM39365v2, whole genome shotgun sequence encodes:
- the LOC138878218 gene encoding uncharacterized protein has protein sequence MDSPPNFEESQSTERPPRFQKMVRRNGGIPKKGNLKDTIVVTSAKSQDFSSKIVLSTMRTITNTMLTRWCMPRNSSRSGEIFETLSNPEKVFKALNRANRKNKQQLTNAQFETVMGDHEENPAVPIVPEAALYDRAQPTAENLSTAINKGLFSGSQVEDSQQHLKNFLSICKTQRQPNVTPEAIKLLLFPFSVTGAAQTWLNSLSINSITTWDELVRQFHNKFHPPNKIAQRIDENLRFKQRPMETLHETWEHFKGMLNQQQGYHPPQQQHGGRQEDGFARLEAMMQQVIGSNATINERVDAHDAAIKNIEVQVGQISMSLNNCPHGTLPADTQINPKDQGPKQLIVVSLRNGRDLDVDQERARETRQAETLIPVPIELDESTKLTEVPVQPAQEENSIQNATEKEAETVQEPVVDVAADKDQSQLIGKRRPPAPFPQRLAKYQKEEQYKKFFEMLKQIQVNIPLIEALKETCSAVVTRPIAEKLSDPGSFTIPCTIGNFGFAKALCDLGASINLMPLAIYKRLGIGRARPTSMLLQLADRTVKRPSGILDDVLIQVGKFVFPADFVILDCRVDEEIPIILGRPFLATGRALIDCETGELNMRLNDEEITFNV, from the exons ATGGATTCTCCACCAAACTTCGAGGAAAGTCAATCAACCGAAAGACCACCAAGATTTCAGAAAATGGTTCGTAGAAATGGAGGCATTCCCAAGAAGGGCAACTTAAAGGATACGATTGTTGTCACAAGTGCAAAAAGCCAGGACTTTTCATCAAAAATTGTCCTCTCCACAATGAGGACCATTACAAACACAATGCTGACAAGATG gtgcatgcctagaaactcatcgagatctGGTGAAATATTTGAAACATTATCAaatcccgagaaagttttcaaggccttgaatcgggctaatcggaaaaacaaacaacaactaaCAAATGCACAATTCGAAACAGTCATGGGGGATCACGAGGAAAACCCAGCGGTACCAATAGTGCCAGAGGCTGCTCTCTATGACcgggcacaacccacagctgaaAATCTATCCACAGCCATT aacaagggactattttcggggtcgcAAGTCGAAGATTCTcagcagcacttgaagaacttcctctctatctgcaaaacccaaaggcagcccaacgtaacCCCTGAAGCAATCAAgttgttattgtttccattctcagtgacaggagctgcccagacttggctaaactcactttccataaattctataacaacttgggatgagttagtcaggcaattccataacaagttccacccacccaaTAAGATTGCTCAACGAATTGACGAAAATTTGAGATTTaaacagagaccaatggagacactgcatgaaacatgggagcactttaaagggatgctg AATCAGCAGCAAGGGTATCACCCTCCtcagcagcagcatggtggaaggcaggaagatgggtttgctagacttgaggcaatgatgcagcaggttattgggtctaatgcaaCGATTAATGAGAGAGTGGATGCACATGATGCAGCaatcaagaatattgaagtgcaggtGGGCCAAATTTCTATGTCTCTAAACAATTGTCCTCATGGGACACTACCTGCAGACACccagataaatccaaaagatcaaggcccaaagCAGCTGATAGTGGTAagtctacgtaatggcagagaTCTGGATGTAGATcaagagagggctcgagaaacTAGACAAGCTGAGACACTtataccagtgcccattgagctggatgagtcAACGAAACTGACGGAGGTGCCAGTCcagcctgcccaggaagaaaATAGCATTCAGAATGCGAccgagaaagaagctgagacGGTCCAGGAACCAGTAGTTGATGTAGCAGCTGATAAGGATCAATCTCAGTTGATTGGGAAGAGGAGACCTCCTGCACCTTTCCCTCAGAGGCTGGCTAAGTACCAAAAGGAGGAACAATACAAGAAGTTCTTCgaaatgctgaaacaaatccaagtaaacataccattgattgaagctttgaaggag acatgtagtgcagtggtgactagaccaattgcaGAAAAACTGTCTGATCCAGggagctttacaattccatgcactattggtaatTTTGGTTTTGCTAAAGCATTGTGTGATCTAGGGGCTAGCatcaatcttatgcccctggcgattTACAAGAGGCTgggcattggaagagctagacccacctctatgttgttgcagctggctgacaggacAGTGAAACGACCCTCTGGTATACTGGATGATGTGCTaattcaggtagggaaatttgtgttccctgcagattttgtgatcttagactgcagagtggatgaagagattcccataattttgggaagaccattcttggccacagggagagctctcattgattgtgaaaccGGGGAGCTCAATATGAGAttgaacgatgaggagataacattcaatgtgtag